A portion of the Suricata suricatta isolate VVHF042 chromosome 11, meerkat_22Aug2017_6uvM2_HiC, whole genome shotgun sequence genome contains these proteins:
- the TRIM3 gene encoding tripartite motif-containing protein 3 — protein MAKREDSPGPEVQPMDKQFLVCSICLDRYRCPKVLPCLHTFCERCLQNYIPAQSLTLSCPVCRQTSILPEQGVSALQNNFFISSLMEAMQQAPDGAHDPEDPHPLSAVAGRPLSCPNHEGKTMEFYCEACETAMCGECRAGEHREHGTVLLRDVVEQHKAALQRQLEAVRGRLPQLSAAIALVGGISQQLQERKAEALAQISAAFEDLEQALQQRKQALVSDLEAICGAKQKVLQTQLDTLRQGQEHIGSSCSFAEQALRLGSAPEVLLVRKHMRERLAALAAQAFPERPHENAQLELVLEVDGLRRSVLNLGALLTTSATAHETVATGEGLRQALVGQPASLTVTTKDKDGRLVRTGSAELRAEITGPDGTRLPVPVVDHKNGTYELVYTARTEGELLLSVLLYGQPVRGSPFRVRALRPGDLPPSPDDVKRRVKSPGGPGSHVRQKAVRRPSSMYSTGGKRKDNPIEDELVFRVGSRGREKGEFTNLQGVSAASSGRIVVADSNNQCIQVFSNEGQFKFRFGVRGRSPGQLQRPTGVAVDTNGDIIVADYDNRWVSIFSPEGKFKTKIGAGRLMGPKGVAVDRNGHIIVVDNKSCCIFTFQPNGKLVGRFGGRGATDRHFAGPHFVAVNNKNEIVVTDFHNHSVKVYTADGEFLFKFGSHGEGNGQFNAPTGVAVDSNGNIIVADWGNSRIQVFDSSGSFLSYINTSAEPLYGPQGLALTSDGHVVVADAGNHCFKAYRYLQ, from the exons ATGGCGAAGAGGGAGGACAGCCCTGGCCCAGAGGTCCAGCCGATGGACAAGCAGTTTCTGGTGTGCAGTATCTGCCTGGATCGGTACCGGTGCCCCAAGGTCCTGCCTTGCCTGCACACCTTTTGTGAGAG ATGCCTCCAGAACTACATccctgcccagagcctgacgctgtCATGTCCGGTATGTCGGCAGACGTCCATCCTCCCTGAGCAGGGCGTCTCGGCACTGCAGAACAACTTCTTCATCAGCAGCCTCATGGAGGCCATGCAGCAGGCACCTGATGGGGCCCACGACCCCgaggacccccaccccctcagcgCAGTGGCTGGccgccccctctcctgccccaacCATGAAGGCAAG ACGATGGAGTTTTACTGTGAGGCCTGTGAGACGGCCATGTGTGGCGAGTGCCGCGCGGGGGAGCACCGGGAGCACGGCACGGTGCTGCTGCGAGATGTGGTGGAGCAGCACAAGGCGGCCCTGCAGCGCCAGCTCGAGGCGGTGCGCGGCCG ACTGCCACAGCTGTCCGCAGCTATCGCCTTAGTGGGGGGCATCAGCCAGCAGCTGCAGGAGCGCAAAGCAGAGGCCCTGGCCCAGATCAGCGCAGCCTTCGAGGACCTGGAGCAAGCGCTGCAGCAGCGCAAGCAGGCTCTGGTCAGCGACCTCGAGGCCATTTGTGGGGCCAAGCAGAAG GTGTTGCAGACCCAGTTAGACACACTGCGCCAGGGCCAGGAACACATCGGCAGTAGCTGCAGCTTTGCGGAGCAAGCACTGCGTCTGGGCTCTGCCCCGGAGGTGTTACTGGTGCGCAAGCACATGAGAGAGCGGCTGGCCGCACTGGCTGCTCAGGCCTTCCCTGAGCGGCCACACGAGAACGCGCAGCTGGAACTGGTCCTTGAGGTCGATGGGCTGCGGCGATCGGTGCTCAATCTCGGCGCGCTGCTCACCACGAGCGCCACTGCCCATGAGACCGTGGCCACGGGCGAGGGTCTGCGCCAGGCGCTCGTGGGCCAGCCCGCCTCGCTCACCGTCACTACCAAAGACAAGGATGGGAGGCTGGTGCGCACAGGCAGCGCGGAGCTGCGCGCGGAGATCACGGGGCCTGACGGCACGCGCCTTCCTGTGCCGGTGGTGGACCACAAGAACGGCACGTACGAGCTCGTGTACACGGCGCGCACCGAAGGCGAGCTGCTCCTCTCAGTGCTACTCTACGGCCAGCCGGTCCGCGGCAGCCCCTTCCGCGTGCGTGCCCTGCGTCCTGGGGACCTGCCACCTTCCCCAGACGACGTCAAGCGCCGCGTCAAGTCCCCTGGCGGCCCGGGCAGCCACGTACGCCAGAAGGCGGTGCGCAGGCCCAGCTCCATGTACAGCACGGGCGGCAAACGGAAGGACAACCCTATTGAGGACGAACTTGTCTTCCGAGTTG GCAGTCgaggaagggagaagggtgaATTCACCAATTTACAGGGGGTGTCGGCAGCTAGCAGCGGCCGCATAGTGGTAGCAGACAGCAACAACCAGTGTATCCAG gTTTTCTCCAATGAAGGCCAGTTCAAGTTCCGCTTTGGGGTCCGAGGGCGCTCACCTGGGCAGCTGCAGCGCCCTACAGGTGTGGCAGTGGACACCAATGGAGACATTATTGTGGCAGACTATGACAACCGTTGGGTCAGCATCTTCTCACCTGAGGGCAAATTCAAG ACCAAGATTGGAGCTGGCCGCCTCATGGGCCCCAAAGGAGTGGCTGTAGACCGGAATGGACATATCATTGTGGTCGACAACAAGTCTTGCTGCATCTTTACCTTCCAGCCCAATGGCAAGCTGGTTGGCCGTTTTGGGGGCCGTGGGGCCACTGACCGCCACTTTGCAG GGCCCCATTTTGTGGCTGTAAACAACAAGAATGAGATTGTAGTGACGGATTTCCATAACCATTCAGTGAAG GTGTACACTGCCGACGGAGAGTTCCTCTTCAAGTTTGGCTCCCATGGCGAGGGCAATGGGCAGTTCAATGCCCCTACGGGAGTAGCAGTCGACTCCAATGGGAACATCATCGTGGCTGATTGGGGCAACAGCCGCATCCAG GTATTCGACAGCTCTGGCTCCTTCCTGTCCTACATCAACACGTCTGCAGAGCCACTGTAtggcccccagggcctggcactgacCTCAGATGGACACGTGGTGGTGGCCGATGCTGGCAATCACTGCTTTAAAGCTTATCGCTACCTCCAGTAG